One Rhodospirillales bacterium DNA segment encodes these proteins:
- a CDS encoding amidohydrolase family protein produces MREIHTLNSKSAAVKKGLDYPVIDADAHVLECEWAIMDYIRDIGGPKLAERFEKSGGRPGYNKKHRSMFWAAPSGKYTIDRATCMLPRLYADRLEDAGIDFAIVYTTYGISANQVRDPEMRQVLARSLNSLYAEMFDDVKDRMTPSAVIPTWTPEEAIEELEFAAGLGLKTITIAGEVRDAVPEVAAVDPALGELTQRITSICMEPRDGNDYDPFWQRCVDLKMMPAGHAGSQKSQRRQSPNVYSFNRLGTFSVGNEFFARSLFFSGVLQRFPTLNFAFLEGGVAWACQLYNDLMEIYEKRNLDWIYEHQDPSKLDVKLMEEMFDRFGHLDYMTKEKWGACQELPQSQKIEDRPMNDFEASGVESREDIRDQFVPNFYYGAEADDKMTALAFDEKINHFGVNLKAVFSSDIGHWDVPDMSGVLQEAWEMVEKGTINEDNFKDFVFTNTAEMHAQMDPDFYKGTVVEDAVAKVMATHQRPAASAAE; encoded by the coding sequence ATGCGCGAAATTCATACACTCAACAGCAAGTCTGCGGCCGTTAAAAAAGGGCTGGATTATCCGGTCATCGATGCCGATGCCCATGTTCTGGAATGTGAATGGGCCATCATGGATTACATCCGTGATATTGGCGGACCAAAGTTGGCCGAAAGGTTCGAAAAATCCGGTGGCCGGCCTGGTTACAACAAAAAACATCGTTCCATGTTCTGGGCGGCACCATCGGGTAAATACACCATTGATCGCGCCACCTGCATGCTGCCAAGGCTTTATGCGGACCGCCTGGAAGATGCGGGCATCGATTTTGCCATCGTCTACACCACCTATGGCATTTCCGCCAATCAGGTCCGTGATCCTGAAATGCGCCAGGTCCTTGCCCGGTCTTTGAACTCGCTCTATGCGGAAATGTTTGATGACGTCAAAGATCGCATGACGCCTTCGGCGGTGATCCCCACCTGGACCCCCGAAGAAGCCATTGAGGAACTTGAATTTGCAGCAGGCCTTGGGCTCAAGACCATCACCATTGCCGGTGAAGTTCGCGATGCGGTGCCCGAAGTTGCCGCCGTTGATCCGGCCCTTGGTGAACTGACCCAGCGCATTACCTCCATCTGTATGGAACCGCGCGATGGCAATGATTACGATCCATTCTGGCAAAGATGTGTCGATCTTAAAATGATGCCTGCGGGCCATGCTGGTTCCCAAAAAAGCCAGCGTCGCCAATCGCCCAATGTTTATTCCTTCAATCGTTTGGGCACGTTCAGCGTCGGCAATGAATTCTTTGCGCGTTCCTTGTTTTTCTCTGGCGTTCTCCAACGGTTCCCCACGCTCAACTTTGCCTTTTTGGAAGGTGGCGTTGCATGGGCCTGTCAGCTTTATAACGATCTGATGGAAATCTATGAAAAGCGGAACCTTGACTGGATCTATGAACATCAGGACCCGTCAAAACTGGACGTCAAATTGATGGAAGAAATGTTCGATCGCTTTGGCCATCTTGATTATATGACCAAGGAAAAATGGGGTGCGTGTCAGGAACTGCCACAATCCCAAAAGATCGAAGACCGGCCCATGAATGATTTCGAAGCCAGCGGCGTCGAATCGCGCGAAGACATCCGCGATCAGTTTGTGCCCAATTTCTATTACGGTGCAGAAGCAGATGACAAAATGACCGCGCTGGCCTTTGATGAAAAGATCAACCATTTCGGCGTCAATCTAAAGGCTGTCTTCTCGTCAGATATTGGCCATTGGGATGTGCCTGATATGTCAGGTGTCTTGCAAGAAGCCTGGGAAATGGTTGAAAAAGGCACCATCAACGAAGACAACTTCAAAGACTTCGTCTTCACCAACACAGCAGAAATGCACGCCCAGATGGACCCCGATTTCTACAAGGGTACCGTGGTCGAAGATGCCGTCGCCAAGGTCATGGCGACCCACCAACGACCCGCAGCAAGCGCTGCTGAATAA
- a CDS encoding MFS transporter translates to MNTPVKLVPAKSGNFFMTSVRENPGGWVVVFVMFLALSMVSATRASIGLAMPSLELEMGWSRSYISTIVAWSLIAMAITSPFVGNLLDRFGPRNILLAGLILVAIALGMTSRITSAWQFMLSYSLLAGISFGIVSKNVASATIARHFTENRGFAVGVANAGATAGHIALLPVMALILTFFGWRYGYLFLAFAALALLPVVWFLIKPDKDAQSARKSAELVSGSLGLRLKILFKNKTFLALLGSYTICGFTATGMIDTHFLPYAISCGIPIVVGASAYGVLAAFNMGGMALSGYLSDRINRPILLAVIYIMRGLSYILLLLIPTYDVNLIWVFAVVFGIFDYSTIPVTTSLVATHVGLKTIGLSLGVLAMFHAAGGALGAFLGGYLYDMFQKYDGVWVAAISVAMIAGVLVLTIKENRGPAPDTEITPDPAGAPAQ, encoded by the coding sequence GTGAATACCCCTGTTAAACTGGTCCCTGCCAAATCAGGTAATTTCTTCATGACGTCCGTTCGGGAAAATCCCGGTGGTTGGGTTGTTGTCTTCGTTATGTTTCTGGCCCTTTCAATGGTGTCTGCAACCAGAGCCTCCATAGGGCTTGCCATGCCTAGTCTTGAACTGGAAATGGGCTGGTCCCGCAGTTACATTTCCACCATTGTCGCTTGGTCCCTGATTGCCATGGCAATCACCAGCCCCTTTGTTGGCAATCTTTTAGACCGGTTTGGTCCGCGCAATATTTTGCTGGCAGGGTTGATCTTGGTCGCCATCGCACTTGGCATGACATCACGAATCACATCGGCGTGGCAGTTCATGCTGTCCTACTCACTGCTTGCTGGAATCAGTTTTGGCATTGTTTCCAAAAATGTGGCATCGGCCACCATTGCGCGGCACTTCACTGAAAATCGCGGTTTTGCGGTTGGCGTTGCCAATGCGGGCGCCACTGCCGGCCACATTGCATTACTGCCCGTCATGGCATTGATATTGACGTTCTTTGGCTGGCGTTATGGCTATTTGTTTTTGGCCTTTGCAGCCCTTGCCCTGTTGCCGGTGGTTTGGTTCCTGATCAAACCTGACAAAGACGCCCAAAGTGCCCGAAAAAGCGCTGAATTGGTCAGCGGAAGTCTTGGGCTTCGTTTGAAAATACTGTTTAAAAACAAAACGTTCCTTGCTTTATTGGGCAGTTACACCATTTGTGGATTCACCGCCACCGGCATGATTGATACCCACTTTTTACCTTATGCAATATCTTGTGGTATTCCCATTGTTGTGGGGGCATCGGCTTACGGCGTCTTGGCGGCATTCAACATGGGGGGCATGGCCTTATCGGGCTATTTATCAGACCGCATTAACCGGCCCATTTTGCTGGCTGTCATCTACATCATGCGCGGGCTTTCCTATATTCTTTTGCTGCTGATCCCAACATATGATGTCAACCTGATCTGGGTGTTTGCCGTTGTCTTTGGCATTTTCGATTATTCCACCATTCCCGTAACCACATCTTTGGTGGCGACCCATGTTGGCCTAAAAACAATCGGGTTGTCCCTTGGGGTATTGGCGATGTTCCATGCTGCAGGTGGGGCGCTGGGTGCTTTCCTTGGGGGCTATCTTTACGACATGTTCCAAAAATATGATGGGGTTTGGGTGGCAGCTATATCTGTTGCAATGATCGCAGGCGTGCTGGTATTGACGATTAAGGAAAACAGAGGCCCTGCCCCTGATACTGAAATTACACCGGATCCAGCAGGCGCACCGGCTCAATAA
- a CDS encoding spore maturation protein produces MNLIFFLIVAVSFFVTGLRELLWHGAPAGAVGKAALSPMSALGQGMVDQAGASVTLAIGLIGVMALFLGLMKVAEAGGLLVIIARTIRPLMTRLFPDVPADHPAMGAMILNFSANILGLGNAATPFGIRAMQELDRLNPVKGTATNAMVLFLAINTSSITILPTGVIALRAAAGSTDPAAIVPTTLFATICSTAIAIFATKLYQRWSPVTEPEAGDLPTAPALGDPDPAQSPEIDGFDDSMATHAGYPTWVSVLALGFIIALVPITIFWGRAISPWIIPGIMLTLLSFGFFRGVRVYESFVDGAKDGFSVAVRIIPYLVAILVAVSMLRSSGALEMFISLISPYSGAVGLPAEALPMALLRPLSGSGAYGILASIINDPAIGPDSYAGLLVSTLQGSTETTFYVLAVYFGAVQIRRIRHGLAAGLTADAAGIAAAVIICMLLFTP; encoded by the coding sequence ATGAACCTGATATTCTTTTTGATTGTCGCTGTATCCTTCTTCGTAACCGGGTTGCGTGAACTGCTATGGCATGGCGCGCCTGCGGGTGCTGTTGGCAAAGCGGCCTTGTCGCCAATGTCTGCTTTAGGCCAGGGCATGGTCGATCAGGCCGGAGCATCGGTAACCCTTGCCATTGGGCTTATTGGGGTCATGGCTTTGTTTTTGGGGCTGATGAAAGTGGCCGAGGCCGGTGGCTTATTGGTCATCATTGCCCGCACCATACGCCCCCTTATGACCCGCCTTTTCCCTGATGTCCCCGCAGATCACCCGGCAATGGGTGCGATGATCCTGAATTTTTCTGCCAATATTCTGGGATTGGGCAATGCCGCAACGCCTTTTGGCATTCGCGCCATGCAGGAACTGGATCGCCTGAACCCGGTCAAAGGCACGGCCACCAACGCTATGGTGCTTTTTCTGGCCATCAACACGTCATCCATCACGATCTTGCCAACCGGCGTCATTGCTTTGCGTGCAGCGGCTGGTTCCACAGACCCCGCAGCCATCGTGCCCACCACCCTGTTTGCGACCATTTGCTCCACTGCCATCGCCATCTTTGCGACCAAACTGTATCAGCGCTGGTCGCCGGTAACAGAGCCCGAAGCCGGGGACCTGCCAACAGCACCAGCCCTTGGCGACCCTGATCCGGCCCAAAGCCCCGAAATAGATGGTTTTGATGACTCTATGGCCACCCATGCTGGCTATCCCACCTGGGTATCTGTTTTAGCATTGGGATTTATTATCGCCCTGGTGCCCATCACCATTTTCTGGGGCCGCGCCATATCGCCGTGGATCATTCCCGGTATTATGCTGACCCTTTTGTCCTTTGGCTTCTTCCGTGGGGTCAGGGTTTATGAATCCTTTGTCGATGGGGCCAAAGACGGGTTCAGCGTTGCGGTTCGGATCATCCCCTATCTGGTGGCAATTTTGGTTGCCGTTTCCATGCTGCGATCATCGGGCGCGCTGGAAATGTTTATTTCCCTGATCAGCCCCTATTCCGGTGCCGTGGGACTGCCTGCAGAAGCCCTGCCCATGGCATTGTTAAGGCCGCTTTCGGGGTCCGGGGCGTATGGCATTTTGGCATCCATCATCAACGATCCAGCCATTGGCCCAGATTCATATGCCGGATTGCTGGTCAGCACTTTGCAAGGTTCCACCGAAACCACATTCTATGTTTTGGCCGTTTATTTCGGGGCTGTCCAAATACGCCGCATTCGCCACGGGCTTGCCGCTGGTCTGACCGCAGATGCGGCAGGGATTGCAGCGGCCGTTATTATTTGCATGCTGCTGTTCACACCCTGA
- a CDS encoding TauD/TfdA family dioxygenase: MKVTPVSDILGAEVTGINLSQPLNGETLEGLRDAFLRYQVLVIRDQNMSPLEQVAFSKQFGDLEIPDNVDHTSEDSRNVMILSNEIREDGTAVGVVDGGDFWHSDSSHHDVPSMITILQSVTNPEKGGDTEFCNMYAVYDALPEDLKQKIDGLYAIHHVSKTVNKRVTISPSRPGAKDFYELQAKNRHEVVQPLVLTHPVTGRKALYCSPRFTIGIKGMDEAEADPILDALFPYITDRKRSYHYRHKYKTGDVVMWDNRCLCHRAVGGYATLRRMHRTVVAGDRSFAKQVA; the protein is encoded by the coding sequence ATGAAGGTAACACCAGTTTCAGATATTCTTGGCGCAGAGGTAACCGGGATCAATTTATCCCAGCCCCTAAATGGGGAAACCCTTGAAGGCCTGCGCGATGCCTTTCTTCGCTATCAGGTTCTGGTGATCCGCGATCAAAATATGAGCCCCCTCGAACAGGTCGCCTTTTCCAAACAGTTCGGCGATTTGGAAATTCCAGACAATGTGGATCACACGTCCGAAGACAGTCGCAATGTCATGATCCTTTCCAACGAAATACGCGAAGACGGCACCGCCGTTGGCGTGGTGGATGGTGGTGATTTCTGGCATTCAGATTCTTCCCATCATGACGTCCCATCGATGATCACAATCTTGCAATCGGTGACCAACCCGGAAAAGGGTGGGGATACAGAATTTTGTAATATGTATGCGGTCTATGACGCGCTGCCCGAAGATTTAAAACAAAAAATCGATGGTCTCTATGCCATCCACCATGTCTCAAAGACCGTGAACAAACGGGTGACCATTTCACCATCGCGCCCGGGGGCAAAAGATTTCTATGAATTACAGGCCAAAAACCGTCACGAAGTGGTCCAGCCCTTGGTGCTGACCCATCCGGTGACGGGCAGAAAGGCGCTGTATTGCAGCCCACGCTTTACCATTGGCATTAAAGGCATGGATGAAGCCGAAGCAGACCCCATTCTGGATGCGCTATTTCCCTATATCACGGATAGAAAACGTTCCTATCATTACCGCCATAAATACAAAACCGGTGATGTTGTGATGTGGGATAATCGTTGTTTGTGCCACCGCGCCGTTGGCGGCTATGCCACCCTGCGTCGCATGCACCGCACCGTCGTTGCCGGTGACCGCAGCTTTGCTAAACAAGTCGCTTAG
- a CDS encoding SDR family oxidoreductase has protein sequence MSEELKLPDIDLDGRVVIMTGASRGLGRSMVVALAKTGARVVLAAPDIDALNGVAEEIKSAVGKGRALVVETDITDLKSCENCLAQTLDGFGGLDVLINNARRLHRGPGLPASGNSFLFWETPPDIYKQTVEVNVTGTFFMARTCAPYLIDQGFGKIINLTTSVHNFYGTKNSPYGVTKAAVDAETWIWAKDLANTGVTCNALLPGGACDSDPEREVKPGRNYLPVDVMNPVLVWLCSKNSDAVTGARYNGSLWDDALSPDDAAGACVEPASFRGME, from the coding sequence ATGAGCGAAGAACTTAAATTACCAGATATTGACCTTGATGGTCGGGTTGTCATTATGACTGGCGCCAGCCGGGGGCTTGGCCGTTCAATGGTCGTGGCTTTGGCCAAAACCGGTGCCCGGGTTGTGCTGGCAGCGCCAGACATTGATGCCCTGAATGGTGTGGCAGAAGAAATTAAAAGTGCAGTCGGAAAGGGACGGGCGTTGGTTGTCGAAACCGACATCACGGACCTTAAATCTTGCGAAAATTGTCTGGCCCAAACCCTTGATGGGTTTGGTGGCCTGGATGTGTTGATCAACAATGCGCGCAGGCTCCATCGTGGGCCGGGGTTGCCGGCTTCTGGCAATTCATTTTTGTTCTGGGAAACCCCTCCTGATATTTATAAACAAACGGTAGAGGTTAATGTGACCGGCACCTTTTTTATGGCGCGAACGTGTGCGCCGTATTTGATCGATCAGGGGTTTGGCAAGATCATCAACCTGACAACATCAGTGCATAATTTTTATGGCACAAAAAACAGCCCCTATGGTGTTACCAAGGCGGCCGTTGATGCAGAAACCTGGATCTGGGCCAAAGACCTCGCCAATACCGGGGTGACGTGTAATGCCTTGTTACCCGGTGGAGCGTGCGATTCTGATCCTGAACGTGAAGTAAAACCGGGCCGAAATTATTTGCCCGTCGATGTCATGAACCCGGTTCTGGTGTGGCTGTGTTCTAAAAATTCAGATGCTGTTACGGGTGCGCGATACAACGGCAGCCTTTGGGATGATGCCCTGTCTCCCGATGATGCCGCCGGTGCGTGCGTCGAGCCAGCATCGTTTCGTGGCATGGAATAA
- a CDS encoding amino acid-binding protein, with amino-acid sequence MNATYLVSVSCPDRTGLVAAITARLFDLGGNLGDTTFAVYGTEAEFTTLVDMPDSPGADKLRSELADLDQTKGATINVTPFDRSTDHGALTRGTHTITISGGDQPGFIARITEVFVEFRANIIHLEAFRDQNRYTTRFSVAISAKNADKCLATVANTAESLDLTCGTEQIN; translated from the coding sequence ATGAACGCGACATATCTTGTATCCGTATCGTGTCCGGACCGAACCGGTCTGGTTGCGGCCATTACCGCCCGGTTGTTTGATCTTGGTGGCAATCTTGGGGACACAACCTTTGCCGTCTATGGCACAGAGGCCGAATTTACGACCCTCGTGGACATGCCAGACAGCCCAGGCGCTGATAAATTAAGATCAGAACTGGCCGACCTGGATCAGACCAAGGGTGCCACCATTAACGTGACCCCATTCGATCGATCGACCGATCATGGGGCTTTAACGCGCGGCACACACACGATTACCATCAGTGGGGGCGATCAACCGGGCTTTATCGCCCGTATAACAGAGGTTTTCGTGGAATTCCGGGCTAATATCATCCATTTGGAGGCCTTTCGTGACCAAAACCGTTACACAACCCGGTTTTCAGTCGCTATTTCGGCTAAAAATGCCGATAAATGCCTTGCCACTGTCGCCAATACTGCGGAATCGCTCGACCTGACCTGCGGCACAGAACAAATTAATTAA
- a CDS encoding aldo/keto reductase: MKMIPFGSVTDYQVSRMGLGCMSMSGCYGAQDDDECIATIHRAMDMGVNFLDTSHSYGEGHNQTLIGKAIAGKRDQVVIHSKTGSMRSKDPGDKSGSGTADYLRKTCEESLQRLKIDCLDVLCMSRVDPSVPIEDSVGTLAEMVKEGKTRYIALSEASPESIKRAWAVHPIASLQIEYSLFTRDPEEFGNIDAVRKHGMGFMAYAPLGRGILSGQFFKVDDIPEDDRRRESPRYQGENMEHNAVLLNKLNDIAKSKGISLPCLSIAWLLHQGDDIIPIPSSKSRNHLEDNLAAMEVQFSAEELALIGEICPPGAAAGTRYPERQMAAVNI, translated from the coding sequence ATGAAAATGATCCCCTTTGGCAGTGTCACCGATTATCAGGTTTCCCGCATGGGCCTTGGCTGCATGTCTATGTCTGGGTGTTACGGTGCCCAGGATGATGATGAATGCATTGCAACCATTCATCGGGCCATGGATATGGGGGTGAATTTCCTGGATACCTCTCATTCATATGGCGAAGGGCACAACCAGACCCTGATCGGCAAGGCCATTGCCGGAAAGCGCGATCAGGTCGTGATCCATTCCAAAACCGGCTCCATGCGTTCCAAGGACCCGGGCGATAAATCCGGTTCCGGGACGGCGGATTATTTGCGCAAAACCTGCGAAGAAAGCCTCCAGCGCCTGAAGATAGACTGCCTGGACGTGCTGTGCATGTCACGGGTGGACCCCTCTGTCCCGATTGAAGATTCCGTGGGCACATTGGCGGAAATGGTGAAAGAGGGCAAAACCCGCTACATCGCCCTTTCCGAAGCATCACCAGAATCCATTAAACGGGCATGGGCGGTGCACCCGATAGCATCGTTGCAGATCGAATATTCCCTGTTTACCCGCGATCCAGAAGAATTTGGCAACATCGATGCGGTGCGCAAACATGGCATGGGCTTTATGGCTTATGCGCCTTTGGGCCGGGGCATTCTTTCGGGCCAGTTTTTCAAGGTCGATGATATTCCCGAAGATGATCGCCGGCGTGAAAGCCCGCGCTATCAGGGTGAAAACATGGAACACAACGCCGTTCTTTTGAACAAGTTGAATGACATTGCCAAGTCCAAGGGCATCTCCCTGCCATGCCTTTCCATTGCCTGGTTGTTGCATCAAGGCGATGACATCATTCCCATTCCATCGTCAAAATCGCGCAATCATCTGGAAGACAATCTGGCGGCAATGGAGGTTCAGTTCAGTGCCGAAGAATTGGCATTGATTGGCGAAATTTGCCCCCCCGGTGCAGCCGCCGGAACCCGCTACCCAGAACGCCAAATGGCGGCGGTTAATATCTAG
- a CDS encoding lipid A deacylase LpxR family protein — MIRKHFLSPCLGLFVLLATLSPACAQSPVPAPDQRGSFSVLIENDALNGTDRHYTNGLKLTWLSAEDDLPEFGHWLAKNLPLLSNRGRKRIGYALGQNMYTPANISVDTLQPNERPYAGWLYGEVGIVSETGSRLDNATLSFGVVGPLSQAQNTQEVWHKLFDLNRPRGWAHQLNNEPTLNLTVERKWRNIWPHSSYLFGLDGDVTPHVGAALGNVFTHGAGGITLRIGQNLRNDFGPPRIRPSQPGSSHFTPWDDFGWYLFAGVEGRLVLRNMFLDGNTFSNSQSVDKKTLVGDAQLGVALVFSRFRLAFTQVFRSIEYVGQANADRFAAVSLTARF; from the coding sequence ATGATCAGAAAACATTTTTTGAGCCCGTGTCTTGGCTTATTCGTCCTGTTGGCGACCCTGTCCCCAGCTTGCGCGCAATCCCCTGTTCCCGCCCCGGATCAGCGCGGCAGTTTTTCTGTCTTGATTGAAAACGATGCCCTGAACGGCACGGACCGCCATTACACCAATGGGCTTAAGCTCACCTGGTTATCCGCCGAAGATGATCTGCCCGAGTTCGGCCACTGGTTAGCCAAAAACCTGCCATTGCTATCAAACCGGGGGCGCAAACGCATTGGCTATGCGTTGGGCCAGAACATGTACACGCCCGCAAATATTTCCGTTGATACCCTGCAACCAAATGAACGCCCCTATGCGGGCTGGCTTTATGGCGAAGTTGGCATTGTTTCAGAAACCGGGTCACGCCTTGATAACGCGACCCTTTCCTTTGGGGTGGTAGGCCCACTGTCTCAGGCCCAAAACACCCAAGAGGTCTGGCACAAATTGTTTGACCTCAACCGCCCCCGTGGCTGGGCCCATCAACTGAATAATGAACCGACGCTAAACCTTACGGTGGAACGGAAATGGCGCAACATCTGGCCGCATTCGTCATATTTGTTCGGGCTTGATGGGGATGTAACCCCCCATGTAGGCGCTGCCCTTGGTAATGTTTTTACCCATGGGGCTGGCGGAATCACGCTGCGCATTGGCCAAAATCTGCGCAATGATTTTGGCCCACCTCGCATTCGGCCATCCCAACCGGGATCAAGCCATTTCACACCGTGGGATGATTTTGGATGGTACCTGTTTGCCGGGGTCGAAGGCCGGTTGGTTTTGCGCAACATGTTTCTCGATGGCAACACATTTTCAAACAGCCAAAGCGTTGATAAAAAAACCTTGGTCGGTGATGCCCAATTGGGCGTCGCCTTGGTCTTTTCACGCTTTCGTCTGGCCTTCACCCAGGTCTTTCGCAGCATTGAATACGTTGGACAGGCAAATGCCGACCGCTTCGCAGCCGTCAGTCTGACCGCACGGTTTTAA
- a CDS encoding MFS transporter — MNQQTSEATRWFAVIAAFGAGIIGAAHIGKVPAALPAMRVEFAMDMVRAGWVVSIFSATGMIFGMAVGLVSDRLGHIRPALLGMALMALGALAGAYTESAFVLLLTRFIEGFGFLITVITAPSIIASATTPKDRPLATGMWGAFMPTGVGLMLFLSPYIQGAYGWRGSWLVMAGISALWLLVMAVAMRGGNGANKAPPEDLLRNMAITLKTRGPWLLAICFSFYTLAWIALMVWLPTFLVEQRGLPVATAALMTVLVVVINLPGNLLGGWLLHKGVERARIIGVSAIVLCIAGPAIFLDVLPDGARFMACLVYSGLVGMLPAGVLGGAPVFAPSPRQIGTTNGLLVQGSHLGQFIGPPLIAAVVFMAGGWQGGAWVFAICGAGAFLFSILIGREEKRLTH; from the coding sequence ATGAACCAACAAACTTCTGAGGCGACCCGCTGGTTCGCCGTTATTGCGGCCTTTGGTGCCGGCATCATTGGCGCGGCCCATATTGGCAAGGTGCCTGCGGCCTTGCCTGCCATGCGCGTGGAATTTGCCATGGATATGGTGCGGGCTGGCTGGGTGGTTTCTATTTTTTCGGCCACCGGCATGATTTTCGGCATGGCTGTTGGTCTGGTTTCAGACCGTTTGGGACATATTAGGCCTGCCCTTTTGGGAATGGCCCTGATGGCGCTTGGTGCGCTGGCTGGTGCCTATACCGAAAGCGCCTTTGTGCTTCTTCTGACCCGCTTTATCGAAGGCTTTGGCTTTTTGATCACGGTGATAACGGCCCCTTCCATCATCGCATCTGCCACAACCCCCAAAGACCGCCCCCTGGCGACGGGGATGTGGGGGGCATTTATGCCAACCGGTGTTGGGCTGATGCTGTTTCTATCGCCCTATATTCAGGGTGCTTACGGTTGGCGCGGCAGTTGGCTGGTGATGGCGGGCATTAGTGCATTGTGGCTTTTGGTGATGGCTGTGGCGATGCGGGGTGGGAATGGTGCCAACAAAGCACCCCCGGAGGATTTGCTGCGCAATATGGCAATCACACTCAAGACCCGTGGGCCTTGGCTTTTGGCCATCTGTTTTTCTTTCTATACCCTCGCCTGGATTGCTCTGATGGTGTGGCTGCCAACTTTTCTGGTCGAACAACGGGGACTGCCCGTTGCAACGGCGGCCTTGATGACGGTTCTGGTGGTTGTCATCAATTTACCCGGAAACCTTTTGGGGGGCTGGCTTTTGCATAAAGGCGTTGAACGCGCCCGCATCATCGGCGTTTCAGCGATTGTTTTATGTATCGCCGGTCCTGCCATTTTCCTCGATGTTTTGCCCGATGGCGCGCGATTTATGGCCTGTCTGGTCTATTCCGGGTTGGTGGGGATGTTACCCGCCGGGGTTTTGGGTGGCGCGCCAGTGTTCGCGCCCAGCCCGCGCCAAATTGGCACCACCAACGGTCTTTTGGTACAGGGATCGCATTTGGGCCAATTCATCGGCCCGCCCTTAATCGCCGCCGTCGTTTTCATGGCAGGCGGTTGGCAGGGCGGTGCCTGGGTGTTTGCGATCTGTGGGGCAGGGGCTTTTTTGTTCTCAATCTTGATTGGGCGAGAAGAAAAACGCCTTACACATTAG
- a CDS encoding cupin domain-containing protein — MADSAAIYNLDPDLLARIENAEKDIKVFSYKKPEGIGTDKARIELGRGGNVRGVVQNVKSGGENNLHYHTDADSFWMVLKGRVRFYGVNDEVLGEFGPQEGIITPAYTRYWFESCSDEELELLQIGAFAPETKSSGRTDCEPQRYNITSGERYVDEGGTITRDPKR, encoded by the coding sequence ATGGCTGATAGTGCAGCAATTTATAACCTTGATCCCGATTTGCTTGCGCGTATTGAAAACGCGGAAAAAGACATCAAGGTTTTTTCTTACAAAAAACCAGAAGGCATTGGCACCGATAAGGCGCGCATTGAATTGGGTCGGGGCGGCAACGTTCGCGGCGTGGTTCAGAATGTGAAATCAGGCGGTGAAAACAACCTTCATTACCACACCGATGCCGATAGCTTCTGGATGGTTTTAAAGGGCAGGGTGCGCTTTTACGGCGTAAACGATGAAGTGCTGGGCGAATTTGGTCCCCAGGAAGGCATCATCACCCCGGCCTATACCCGCTATTGGTTTGAAAGCTGTAGCGATGAAGAACTTGAGCTTCTTCAAATTGGTGCTTTTGCCCCGGAAACGAAATCCAGCGGGCGCACCGATTGCGAACCCCAGCGCTATAACATTACATCTGGTGAACGCTATGTTGATGAAGGCGGCACCATTACAAGGGACCCGAAACGATGA
- a CDS encoding cytochrome B: protein MSEATLSEDSEIQVKVWDPYVRFSHWTVVILFTVAWFTEDHYMLAHVWSGYFIGLLVALRVGWGFIGPVHARFTDFVHGPTVVINDLKDTVALKPAHTMGHSPLAGAMIMVLLFGLCLVVGSGVIGYGMSWGAGPFGFLKAIFGRSLGKALLEVHEVLASGFLALIAIHFCGVILSSLLHGENLIWSMITGKKRR, encoded by the coding sequence ATTTCAGAGGCAACGTTGAGCGAAGATAGCGAAATTCAGGTAAAGGTCTGGGACCCGTATGTGCGGTTTTCCCATTGGACGGTTGTAATTTTGTTTACGGTCGCCTGGTTCACTGAAGACCATTATATGCTGGCCCATGTGTGGTCAGGTTATTTCATTGGCCTTTTGGTTGCGCTGCGCGTTGGTTGGGGCTTTATCGGCCCGGTTCATGCCCGTTTTACAGATTTTGTTCATGGCCCAACGGTGGTGATCAATGACTTGAAAGATACGGTGGCATTGAAGCCGGCCCACACCATGGGCCATAGCCCTTTAGCCGGGGCCATGATTATGGTCCTGCTGTTTGGCCTCTGTTTGGTCGTGGGCAGTGGTGTGATCGGTTACGGCATGAGCTGGGGTGCCGGGCCTTTCGGGTTTTTGAAAGCGATTTTCGGGCGCTCGCTTGGCAAAGCCCTTTTGGAGGTCCATGAGGTGCTGGCCAGTGGTTTTCTGGCACTGATTGCTATTCATTTTTGTGGGGTGATCCTTTCGTCTCTGCTTCATGGCGAAAACCTGATCTGGTCCATGATTACGGGTAAAAAACGGCGATAA